The region TTCGCGCTGCTGCGCGAGGCCGATCCGGGGGCCGCCGAGTGGGTGGACCAGGTGCGCCGGTCCCGCCCGGCCACGCCCGGCGTGGTCGTCGTCGGCGAGACCAACCGGGGCAAGAGCTCGCTGGTCAACGCGTTGCTGGAGAGCCCCGGGATGTCCCCTGTGGACGCCGGGGTGGCGACCGCGACCTACCTGCAGTTCCAGTACGGCGAGCAGTGGGCGGGCCTGGCCTGCTATCCGGGCCAGCAGGAGCCGGTCGCCTTCCCGATCGCCGAGCTGCCCGCCTGGTCCGCGGTCGGCCACGAGCTGCCCGACGGTCAGCTCCCGCCGCGCTACGTGCGGGTCGAGGCGCCGCTGGAGGCGCTGTCGAAGCTGACCGTCGTGGACACCCCCGGCGTCGGCGGGCTCGACTCCGTGCACGGCGAGCTGGCCCTGGAGGCGGCGGCATCGGCTACCGCGCTGCTGTTCGTCGTCGACGCCTCCGCCCCGTTCACCCGCGGTGAGCTGGACTTCCTGCGCACGGTCGGCGACCGGGTCGAGACGGTGGTGTTCGCGCTGGCCAAGACCGACCAGCACCGCGGGTGGCGGCAGGTGCTGGAGGAGGACCGCAGGCTGCTGGCCGAGCATGCGCCGCGGTTCGCCGACGTCCCGATCTACCCGGTGTCGGCCCGCATGCAGGAGATGGCGGCCAAGGCGCCGAGCGAGCAGGCCGGCGCGATGCTGCGCGAGAAGTCCGGCATCACCGAGCTGCGCTCGGCGCTGGAGCAGCTCGTCGCGGGCCGCTCGGCCATGCTCGGCGAGGCCAACACGATGCGCGCGCTGTCGACCGTGCTCGGTGAGCTGACCGCGAAGCTCGAGGCCGAGAAGCGGGCGCTGACCGTCGGGGAGGACGAGGCGGAGTCGCTGCGCGGACGCCGCGACGAGCTGACCACGGCGCGCCGGTCGTCGACCCGCGGCTGGCAGGTCCGGCTGCGCGGCGAGATCCAGCGCACCCGGGTCGAGGCCGGGCACGAGGTGACCCGGCAGGTCCGCGAGGTGCAGAACTGGTTCCGCCGCTCGATCGACGGCGCCGACCGCCAGCAGCTTCCCGAGCTGCCGCAGCAGGTCGACATCGCGTTGCAGATGGTCTCGACGCGGGTGGCGACGATGCTGTCGACGCGGCTGGCCAAGGTCGCGGAGTCCTCGCTGGCGGAGCTGTTCTCCGCCGAGGAGCTGGACGTGATCCGCTCGCAGTTCGCCCGTGGCGCGCAGGCGCCGATCGCGCTGCGCCCGCCGGACAAGCGCCCGCCGACCGCCGAGGACAAGCTGCTGGTGTTCATGGGCATCTCGGGTGGTCTCGGCGTCGGGCGGGCCGCGGCGATGCCGCTGGCCGGGGTCGGCATCGGCGTGCTGAACCCGATCGTGCTGCCGGTGACGATCGTGCTCGGGCTGGGTGCGGGCTGGTGGATGGCGCGAACCCGCAAGCACGCGGCCGACAAGCAGCACATGAAGCAGTGGCTGACCGAGGCGATCGCCGACGCGCGCTCCACTCTGGACCAGCTGGTGTCCGAGCAGCTCATCGAGGCCGAGCAGCAGTTGTCGCTGGCCCTCGACGACGCCCTGACCAGGCGGATCGAGGCCATCGAGGGCGAGCTGCGGGAGGTCGACAAGGCGCTGAAGATGGACGCCGCCGAACGCAGCCGCCGGTTGCAGACCGTCGGCCGCAGGCTCACCGAGGCCACCACCGGCCGGGAGAAGGCGGAGAAGCTGCTCGAGAGCATCCGCAACCTCCGCGACCGCGCGGCCTGACGGAGGTCGGGCGGCCGGACCGCCGAGGGCCCCAGGGGTCAGCGCAGCTGCTCCTGGATCTGCTCGCTGAAGGTGATCAGCTCGGTGAAGGTGCTGTAGTTGGCGTGCAGGCCGTAGGTGCCGCCGGCGGCGACGCCGATCAGCTTGCCGCCCGCGACCAGCGGCCCGCCGCTGTCGCCGCCGTGCGTGGTGACCTCGCCCATTTCGTACCGGGTGCAAACGTACTGCCGGGGGTCGAAGGTCACGGCGTGGTACGGGTCGCTCTCCGAAGCCGCCAGGCAGGGTTCGTCCTCGGTGATCGGCAGTTGTGCCTGCTGGAGGATGCGGGACGTGGTCGGCAGCGGCTCGCCGGGGTCCGGCGGGTAGGTCTTGTCCGGGTCGGTGACGCCCCAGCCGAGGATCCGGGCGGGCGCCCCCGCGCGGTACAGCGCCGCGTCCTCGACGGTGGCGAGCGGCAGCGCGGGGAACGGCATCGGGCGGTCGAGCGTGACGACCGCGACGTCGGGGTGCATCCGCGGCAGCTCACCGGGCGGCGGCGGGGTGTGCTGCCAGCCGGGGTGCTTCCACACCGACACGACCCCGCGCACCTCACCGTCGTCGGTGCGCAGGTCGGTGCGCCCGCCCACGACGTGCATCCGGTCGGCGGGGTGCTCGTCGACGCAGTGCGCGGCGGTCACGACCTTGGTCGGGGTGACCAGCGTGCCCCCGCAGTGCAGCGTGTCGCCCTCCGGAGCGTCCGGCGCGTCGGTGATCCACATCATCCAGGGGTTGTCGTCCGTGCCGGCCGGCGTGCCGCCGACGATCTTCGGCTGGACGTCGGCGGCGGCCGGGGCCGCGGTGAGGACGATGCCGAGCGCGGCGGCGGCCAGGACCCACTTCTTCGTCGTCATGCCGACACCCTCGGTGTTCGGCGGGTACGCACGCGTCGGCCCGCGAACGGATCCGCACCTCGACCTCAGCAGTACTCGCCGGTCCGGGAGAGCCCCTAGCCGGCGAGGACGTTCGCCCCTGGCGCCGAGCGGTGGCCGCCGAGACGGTGTGCGTCTTGGGAGGTGGTCGCGTGGCAGGAGCGGACGACGAGGCAGTCCCGGCAGAAGAACGAGATGACCAGGAGCGCACCGAGCCCGACGCCCGGGAACGCACCGAGCCCGACGCCCGTGAGAACACCGCGTCCGACGGTCCGGACAGCGCTGAACCCGACGTCCTCCTGGACGTCCCCGGGCTGTCGGTCGACGAGATCGACCTCGAGGTGCAAGACCTCGCAGCGCGGGTTTCGCTGCGGGCCGAGGTGCTCGACCTGCTGAAGCTCAACGTCGGCGCCGACGTGACGCTCGGGAAGGTGTCGCTGACCATCACCGGGGTCGAGGCGCAGGCGCTGCTGAAGGTGCGGCTCGACCGGGTGGCCCGGATCATCGAGCGGGTGCTCGCGACGATCGACCGGAACCCGCAGCTGCTCGAACAGCTCGTGCGCGGCGTCGAGCCCGCGTTGCGCGGTGTCGGGGAAGCGGTCGGCGAGGTCGGCCGCGGCGCGGGTGGAGCCGTCGAGGAGCTCGGCGGCGAAGTCGGGCGAGGTGCCCGAGAGGCGGTCGGCGAAGCCGGACGCGGCGCGCGGCGGGCGGTCGAGGACGTCGGACGGGGCGCCGGGGAGACGGTCGAGGATGTCGGGCGCCGTACCGGGCGAGCGGTCGAGGACGTCGGCCGAGGTGCCGGGCGAGCCGCCGACGACGTCGGCGCGGCGGCCGAGGACCTGGGCGGCGAGGTCGGCGAAACGGTCGAGCGCGCGGCGGAGGCCCCCAGGCGCTCGACGCGCCGAACCCCGTCCCGCAGTCGTGCCGACCGAGACCAGCCCCGGCGCGAGAGCGAAGCCGACGCCGAGAGCACCGAGCGCGCGGAGACCGCACGACCGCGCCGTCGCCCGGCCACCCGGGCCGAACCGGAGCGCCGGCGCCCCCGGCGCGAACCTCCCCCGAGTCGCCGGGGCCGCCGCGGGGACCGGCCGTCGTGAGCGGGCCGGACATCAGCTTCACCGCGACGGTGCGGGCGCAGCGCCTTCGGTTCCACGTGAAACCCGACGCCCGGGTCGAGTTCACCGGCGACGCGGCTGGCACGTCGGAGTCGGAGCGCACCGGACTGCCTGAACCGGTGCGCGCCGGGGTCACCTACCGCGACGTGCGGATCCACTACCGGCTCCGCGCCGAGACGCGGGACCCGTCGTGACGCCCACGGGTCTCTCGACCCTGGCGGGTCGCCGCGACATGCCGTGACGTTGGTGCCACCGCGCGGATATCCGGCCGCGCGGGCAGAACTCCCGTGGACGGGAGGCGGCCATGACCGTCACGATCGAGAACCTGCGGGACCGCGTCCGCGGCCCCGTCATCACCGAGACCGACCAGCGCTACGACGAAGCGCGCAGGGTCCACAACGCCATGATCGACCGCAAGCCGTGGGTAGTCGTGCGGTGCGCCAACGCGGGGGACGTCATGGCGGCGGTCGACTTCGCCAGGGCGAACCGGCTCGACGTCGCCGTGCGCGGCGGCGGGCACAGCGTGCCCGGGTTCGGCACTTGCGACGAAGGGGTGGTGATCGACCTGTCGGCGATGCGCGGCGTGCGGGTCGACCCGGTGCGCCGGACGGCTCGTGTCGAGGGCGGGGCTACGTGGGGCGACCTAGACGCCGCGACGCACGCCTTCGGACTGGCCACCACCGGCGGCATCATCTCCACCACCGGCGTCGGCGGTCTCACGCTGGGCGGCGGCATCGGGTACCTGAGCCGCAGGCTGGGGCTCTCGGCCGACAACCTCGTCTCCGCCGACGTCGTCACCGCCGACGGCACGATGCGCCTGGTCGACGAGGACTCCGAGGAGGACCTGTTCTGGGCGATCCGCGGAGGCGGCGGCAACTTCGGGGTGGTGACCTCCTTCGAGTTCCGCCTGAGCCCGGTCGCCGACATCTACGGCGGGCCGATGTTCTTCGACCTGGACCGCGCGGGCGACGTGCTCCGCTTCTTCCGCGAGTTCATCGCCGAGGCTCCCGAGGAGTTCGGCGGGTTCCCGGGGTTCCACCTCGCACCGCCGCTGCCGTTCATCCCGCAGAACCGGCACGGCCTGCCGCACCAGCTGGTGGTGACGTGCTGGACCGGCGACGTCCGGGAAGGCGAACAGGTGATCGGCCGGCTGCGCGAAGTGGCACCCGTGGTCGCCGAGCACGTCGGCGTCATGCCGTACCCGCTGCTCAACAGCGCGTTCGACGCCCTGGTGCCTCCCGGGCTCCAGCACTACTGGAAAGCAAGCTTCGTCCGGGAGCTCACCGACGAGTCGATCGAGGCTCACATCACCTACGGGGCGCGGGTGCCCTCCGTCAACACCGCGGTGCACATCTACCCGATCAACGGCGCGTGCCATCGGGTCGGCCAGGACGGGACCGCCTTCGCCTACCGGGACGCCAACTTCGCGAGCGTCATCGCCGGCATGTGGCCCGATCCTGCCGACAACGAGGCCAACATCGCCTGGGTGCGCGACTTCTACGCCGCGACCGCACCGCACGCCGAGGCCGGCGGCTACATCAACTTCATGGCGGGCGACGACCAGGAGCGCATCAGGGCCAACTACCGGCAGAACTACGAGCGGCTGGCCGCGATCAAGCGCAGCTACGACCCGGACAACCTCTTCCACCTGAACCAGAACATCCGGCCCGGGATGGCGCACGCGGCCTGAGCGCGGCTGTCGCGCGGGAACCCGCTGCCTCTACTCTGCGTCATAGCTGTGGAAGCGGACGCGGAGTTGAGGGGTGCGCACGTGTACATCGAGGAGACGGGCGCGAACGACGGCGACATCAAGATCTCCGTCGAGGGCGAGGAGTACACCGCCGAGGCCAACTTCGACCTCGACGGTGACGGGGTCGACGAGACCGTCGCGGTGATGGCCGACGACGGCTACGTGGGCTACGTCGACGAGAACGCCGACGGCGCCGCCGACGTCATGCAGACCGTCGACGCCAACGGCCAGGTCGTCAGCCAGGCCCGTTTCGACGCCGCGACCGGCGACTGGGTCGCCGAGCAGCCGCAGCAGCACCCGGGCGAGGCCGACCCCAGGCAGCAGGGCGGCCAGGCGATGGTCGTCGACACCCCGGAGGGCGACGTCCAGATCGGCCCGGCCACCGAGGACACCAACCAGGACGGCGTCGCCGACACCGCCGTGGTCAGCACCGCCGACGGCACCAGGCTGGTCACCGACGTCGACGGCGACGGGTCGGCGGACCAGATCATCGACAT is a window of Saccharopolyspora erythraea NRRL 2338 DNA encoding:
- a CDS encoding DUF6802 family protein, which produces MYIEETGANDGDIKISVEGEEYTAEANFDLDGDGVDETVAVMADDGYVGYVDENADGAADVMQTVDANGQVVSQARFDAATGDWVAEQPQQHPGEADPRQQGGQAMVVDTPEGDVQIGPATEDTNQDGVADTAVVSTADGTRLVTDVDGDGSADQIIDISSTGDVTTAHHTGDGQWTVVEQGRIDEHGQYTPSPAVGPTDDAAWSFGDPEPQPEPKPEGGAGRAAGSSHGGSGAPAADSDTLWS
- a CDS encoding FAD-binding oxidoreductase, with the protein product MTVTIENLRDRVRGPVITETDQRYDEARRVHNAMIDRKPWVVVRCANAGDVMAAVDFARANRLDVAVRGGGHSVPGFGTCDEGVVIDLSAMRGVRVDPVRRTARVEGGATWGDLDAATHAFGLATTGGIISTTGVGGLTLGGGIGYLSRRLGLSADNLVSADVVTADGTMRLVDEDSEEDLFWAIRGGGGNFGVVTSFEFRLSPVADIYGGPMFFDLDRAGDVLRFFREFIAEAPEEFGGFPGFHLAPPLPFIPQNRHGLPHQLVVTCWTGDVREGEQVIGRLREVAPVVAEHVGVMPYPLLNSAFDALVPPGLQHYWKASFVRELTDESIEAHITYGARVPSVNTAVHIYPINGACHRVGQDGTAFAYRDANFASVIAGMWPDPADNEANIAWVRDFYAATAPHAEAGGYINFMAGDDQERIRANYRQNYERLAAIKRSYDPDNLFHLNQNIRPGMAHAA
- a CDS encoding dynamin family protein — protein: MSAPSPGQAVATALPQLVKQTRDKLFALLREADPGAAEWVDQVRRSRPATPGVVVVGETNRGKSSLVNALLESPGMSPVDAGVATATYLQFQYGEQWAGLACYPGQQEPVAFPIAELPAWSAVGHELPDGQLPPRYVRVEAPLEALSKLTVVDTPGVGGLDSVHGELALEAAASATALLFVVDASAPFTRGELDFLRTVGDRVETVVFALAKTDQHRGWRQVLEEDRRLLAEHAPRFADVPIYPVSARMQEMAAKAPSEQAGAMLREKSGITELRSALEQLVAGRSAMLGEANTMRALSTVLGELTAKLEAEKRALTVGEDEAESLRGRRDELTTARRSSTRGWQVRLRGEIQRTRVEAGHEVTRQVREVQNWFRRSIDGADRQQLPELPQQVDIALQMVSTRVATMLSTRLAKVAESSLAELFSAEELDVIRSQFARGAQAPIALRPPDKRPPTAEDKLLVFMGISGGLGVGRAAAMPLAGVGIGVLNPIVLPVTIVLGLGAGWWMARTRKHAADKQHMKQWLTEAIADARSTLDQLVSEQLIEAEQQLSLALDDALTRRIEAIEGELREVDKALKMDAAERSRRLQTVGRRLTEATTGREKAEKLLESIRNLRDRAA
- a CDS encoding S1 family peptidase; the protein is MTTKKWVLAAAALGIVLTAAPAAADVQPKIVGGTPAGTDDNPWMMWITDAPDAPEGDTLHCGGTLVTPTKVVTAAHCVDEHPADRMHVVGGRTDLRTDDGEVRGVVSVWKHPGWQHTPPPPGELPRMHPDVAVVTLDRPMPFPALPLATVEDAALYRAGAPARILGWGVTDPDKTYPPDPGEPLPTTSRILQQAQLPITEDEPCLAASESDPYHAVTFDPRQYVCTRYEMGEVTTHGGDSGGPLVAGGKLIGVAAGGTYGLHANYSTFTELITFSEQIQEQLR